The Desulfovibrio piger DNA segment TGCCGTGACCCGCGCGGGCAAGCTCCAGGTGGAACTGGCCCAGCTGCGCTATACCCAGCCCCGCCTTACGGGCAAGAACCGCGCCATGGACCGCCTTATGGGCGGCATCGGCGGACGCGGCCCCGGCGAGACCAAGCTGGAGACCGACCGCCGCCGCAGCCGCGAGCGTATGGCCCGCCTGCGCAAGGAACTGGACCAGCTGCGCCGCCAGCGGGCCTTCACCCGCTCCCGTCGCGCCCGTCGCGGCATCCCCATGGCCGCGCTGGTGGGCTACACCAACGCGGGCAAGTCCACCCTGCTCAACAACCTGACCCGCTCCGAGGTGCTGGCCGAGAACAAGCTCTTCGCCACCCTCGACCCCACCACCCGCCGACTGCGCTTCCCGGCCGAACGCGAGATCATCCTGGCCGACACCGTGGGCTTCATCCGCAACCTGCCCAAGGAGCTCATGGATGCCTTCCGCGCCACGCTGGAAGAGCTGGAGTCCGCCGACCTGCTGGTGCATGTGGCCGACGCCTCGCATCCCGACCTGCTGCAGCAGATCACCTCTGTGGAGACCATCCTCGAGGAGCTGGAGCTGCAGCATATGCCGCGCATCCTGCTGCTCAACAAGTGGGACCTGCTGGACGTGCCCGCCCGTGCCGAACTGGCCGATGCCTTCCCGCACGCCATCCCAGTCTCCGCCCGTACCGGCGACGGCCTCAAGCGCCTGCTGGAAGTGCTGGAGAACATGCTGCTCAGCACCCAGCAGAGCCAGCTGCTCATCCCCTTTGAAGAGGATGGGGCCGTGATCCAGTGAGCGGCAGGGCCCTGCCTCCACCTGTCCCATGCTCCCGGCAGCTGCCTCAATCTTTTTTGAGCAGGCGGCACAACGAAGAATAGGCGATCCCCAGCTGCTGGGCGGCCAGTCTTTTGTCTCCTCCGAATTTTGCCATCGTGCGCTGCAGCAGGGCCTCGCGGGCAGTATCAAGATACTCCTTGAGCGTTGGCTGCTGTTCTTCTTCCATCTCCTGAAGAGGGGGAAGAAGGCCGTCAGGGCCGGGAGCAGACGTCGGCGCCGCGGGCAAGGAGAGATCTTCCACGCTATCCGCACTGTGTTCTTTCATGATGGCGGCCAGCAGAGCCGGATCAGGCGCCCTGTCCCCCAGGAGCAGCAGATAATTCTCCATGACCGCCAGCAATTCCCGCACGTTCCCCGGCCAGGAATGCCCCTGCAGACATTCGAGGATGGGCGGCGTCAGGTCTTTTTTGCTGCAATGGTACTTTTTCAGGACGGCATCGAGCAGCAGCGGGATGTCTTCCAGACGATGACGCAGGGGCGGTACCGTCAGCTTGAACGTCGACAGGCGATAATACAGATCCATGCGGAAGCGCCCTTTCTGTACCAAGTGGAGAAGGGGCTTGTTCGATGCGCAGATGACCCGCACATCGACAGGATACATGCGATTGCCGCCGATGCGCAGGATCTCTCCTGTTTCGAGCACCCGCAGCAGACGCAGCTGGGTCTCCTCACTGATGTCACCGATCTCGTCCAGGAACAACGTCCCCTTGTGGGCCACCTCGAAAAGGCCGGCCTTGCCGCCGCGTTTGGCCCCCGTAAAGGCCCCCTCCTCATAGCCGAACAGCTCACTTTCTATGAGCTGGCACGGCACCGCCGAGATGTTCACGGCCACGAACGGCCTGTTCTTGCGCCTGCTGCCGGCATGCAGGGCATGGGCGGCCAGCTCTTTTCCGGAGCCCGTCTCCCCCTGGATGAAGATGTTCACGTCTGACGGTGCGTACTGACGCAATTTTTCCTTCATCTGCCGAATGGGCAGGCTCTGTCCTTTTATGTCGTCGATCGTCGTGCGCGCCGACAGGCCGCGTGAATAAAGCTCTTTGTTGATCTTGTTGCTGATGCTCTGCAGGGACGGGGTATCGCGGAACAGGCTCACGGCACACGGCGTATCGGAATAAAGGATGAGGGGATATGTCGTGGCGATGAATGCCTCGCCCTGCAGGTCGACGATCTTGTTCTCTTTCGGCGTCAGATCGTTCAGGGTGTCTATAAGGCCGAGCGGCTTGAAAAATTTGCTGAAAAAGGATTCGTCGGCCTGCGTGGGCACATTGAGGAACTGATAGGCCGCCTTGTTGGCGATGATGACATGCTGCTCCGAATCTATGCAGAGCACCCCC contains these protein-coding regions:
- a CDS encoding sigma 54-interacting transcriptional regulator encodes the protein MHSYEIIEECKKAMVGCPDEIHYDLINFETGPQKARECLENGYEVILCHGGTGDTIFRSVPHSVVKIERSDMDVLRALRVAEKYSDRIILASYQDEFHDSIAVEMERILNIKVQCAIYDSPAMMRQAIQQCVLQGFKVLIGGGVSKACMEEYGGRGFIIKPSHRSIQLAFKRGRHLAQSQREAKRRNGNMMMILEHLQEGVLCIDSEQHVIIANKAAYQFLNVPTQADESFFSKFFKPLGLIDTLNDLTPKENKIVDLQGEAFIATTYPLILYSDTPCAVSLFRDTPSLQSISNKINKELYSRGLSARTTIDDIKGQSLPIRQMKEKLRQYAPSDVNIFIQGETGSGKELAAHALHAGSRRKNRPFVAVNISAVPCQLIESELFGYEEGAFTGAKRGGKAGLFEVAHKGTLFLDEIGDISEETQLRLLRVLETGEILRIGGNRMYPVDVRVICASNKPLLHLVQKGRFRMDLYYRLSTFKLTVPPLRHRLEDIPLLLDAVLKKYHCSKKDLTPPILECLQGHSWPGNVRELLAVMENYLLLLGDRAPDPALLAAIMKEHSADSVEDLSLPAAPTSAPGPDGLLPPLQEMEEEQQPTLKEYLDTAREALLQRTMAKFGGDKRLAAQQLGIAYSSLCRLLKKD